One genomic region from Kwoniella shivajii chromosome 6, complete sequence encodes:
- a CDS encoding centromere/microtubule-binding protein CBF5 produces the protein MTSLTNGQVTELQQNEDYAIKSEAVTPKLDTSQWPLLLKNYDKLLVRSSHFTPIPTGVSPLKRDLTTYVKSGVINLDKPSNPSSHEVVAWLKRILRVEKTGHSGTLDPKVTGCLIVCIDRATRLVKSQQGAGKEYVCVVRFHDTLPDEKALPRALETLTGALFQRPPLISAVKRQLRVRTIYESKLLEFDNKRNMAVFWVSCEAGTYIRTLCVHLGLLLGVGAHMQELRRVRSGITGENDDIVSMHDVLDAQWLYDNTRDESYLRRVIKPLESLLTNFKRIVVKDSAVNAVCYGAKLMIPGLLRYETDIEVNEEVVLMTTKGEAIAIGIAMMSTVDLASCDHGVVAKVKRCIMNRDLYPRRWGLGPKAQEKKKMIKKGELDKYGKTITGVTPQNWNKEYVDYNASTEEGTSATLPTQPQPSAAATATPTATITPIEEGEKKRKRDTESEVAATPSKGEDKDKKKKKVKTEDGAEREETAEERAARKAAKKEKKEKKASA, from the exons ATGACTTCCCTTACCAACGGTCAAGTCACTGAATTGCAACAAAATGAAGATTACGCTATTAAGAGCGAAGCGGTTACACCGAAACTTG ACACATCTCAATGGCCCTTGTTGTTGAAAAATTACGATAAACTCTTAGTTAGATCATCCCATTTCACACCCATTCCTACT GGTGTATCCCCTCTCAAAAGAGATCTCACGACATATGTCAAATCAGGTGTAATCAACCTCGATAAaccttccaatccatcatcccaTGAAGTCGTAGCGTGGCTCAAGAGAATCTTGCGAGTTGAGAAAACCGGACATTCAGGAACCTTAGATCCTAAAGTAACTGGGTGTTTGATAGTCTGTATTGATCGAGCTACAAGATTAGTCAAATCCCAACAAGGAGCAGGAAAAGAATATGTTTGTGTCGTAAGATTCCACGATACCCTCCCAGACGAAAAAGCTTTACCTCGAGCATTAGAAACTTTGACTGGAGCTTTATTCCAAAGACCACCTTTGATCTCAGCTGTCAAGCGACAATTACGTGTCAGAACAATCTATGAATCAAAGTTATTGGAATTCGACAACAAAAGAAATATGGCCGTATTCTGGGTCAGCTGTGAAGCCGGTACTTATATCAGAACTTTATGTGTACATTTAGGTTTGTTATTGGGTGTTGGTGCTCATATGCAAGAACTTCGAAGAGTAAGAAGTGGTATCACTggtgaaaatgatgatatcgtttcAATGCACGATGTCTTGGACGCTCAATGGTTATACGACAACACTCGggatg AATCATACTTGCGACGAGTCATTAAACCATTAGAATCCCTTTTAACCAACTTCAAAAGAATTGTCGTTAAAGATTCAGCTGTCAATGCAGTTTGTTACGGAGCAAAACTTATGATTCCCGGTTTATTGCGATACGAAACTGATATTGAAGTGAACGAAGAAGTCGTTTTGATGACCACGAAAGGAGAGGCAATAGCAATTGGAATAGCTATGATGTCAACCGTTGATCTGGCTTCATGTGATCATGGTGTAGTAGCAAAAGTTAAAAGATGTATCATGAACAGAGACTTGTATCCTAGAAGATGGGGTTTAGGTCCTAAAGCtcaagagaaaaagaagatgatcaaaaaaggtgaattagataAATATGGTAAAACTATCACAGGTGTAACTCCTCAAAACTGGAATAAAGAATACGTTGACTACAACGCTTCAACTGAAGAAGGTACTTCTGCTACATTGCCTACTCAACCTCAACCCTCTGCCGCTGCTACTGCCACTCCAACTGCGACTATAACACctatagaagaaggtgaaaagaagagaaagagagatacGGAAAGTGAAGTCGCTGCTACTCcttcaaaaggtgaagataaagacaag aaaaagaaaaaggtcaaGACCGAAGATGGAGCAGAGCGAGAAGAGACCGCAGAAGAGAGAGCCGCCAGGAAAGCAGctaagaaggagaagaaagagaagaaggctTCTGCATGA
- a CDS encoding 40S ribosomal protein S17-A has protein sequence MGRVRTKTVKRASRVLIEKYYPRLTLDFHTNKRLLDEVASVPSKRLRNKVAGFTTHLMKRIQKGPVRGISFRLQEEERERKDQYVPDVSALAANADAPLEVDNETKDLLKSLGFDDLNVNVVTVSANAPRERKTRFVPGSGRA, from the exons ATG GGTCGAGTTAGGACTAAGACTGTCAAGCGAGCTTCTCGAGTTCTCATTGAGAAATACTACCCTCGACTCACTCTCGATTTCCA CACCAACAAAAGACTCCTCGATGAGGTAGCTTCCGTCCCTTCCAAGCGACTCCGAAACAAGGTTGCTGGAT TCACCACCCACTTGATGAAGCGAATCCAAAAGGGACCTGTCAGAGGTATTTCTTTCAGATTGCAAGAGGAAGAGCGAGAGCGAAAGGATCA ATACGTTCCTGACGTTTCAGCCCTTGCTGCTAATGCCGATGCACCTCTTGAAGTTGACAACGAGACCAAAGATCTTCTTAAATCTTTAGGTTTCGATGACCTCAACGTCAACGTCGTCACCGTCTCCGCCAATGCTCCTAGAGAGAGAAAGACTCGATTCGTACCTGGTTCCGGTCGAGCTTAG